A single bacterium BMS3Abin02 DNA region contains:
- the tuf_2 gene encoding elongation factor Tu, which produces MPGDNTEMTVELITPIAMDEGQKFAIREGGRTVGAGTVTKVIR; this is translated from the coding sequence ATGCCTGGTGATAATACGGAGATGACGGTCGAGTTGATTACTCCGATCGCGATGGATGAAGGTCAGAAGTTCGCGATTCGTGAGGGTGGCCGTACTGTCGGTGCCGGCACCGTCACCAAAGTCATCAGATAG
- the rpsJ gene encoding 30S ribosomal protein S10, whose protein sequence is MPEGQKIRIRLKAYDHELVDESARKIAETVTRTQAKVKGPIPLPTEIHRYCVIRSPFVHKDSQEHYEMRIHKRLLDIMEPTRKTVDSLMRLDLPAGVEVEIKL, encoded by the coding sequence ATGCCAGAAGGACAGAAGATTCGAATCCGGTTGAAGGCGTACGACCACGAACTGGTCGACGAATCGGCGCGCAAGATCGCTGAGACCGTGACCCGGACCCAGGCGAAGGTGAAGGGCCCGATTCCGTTGCCGACGGAGATCCATCGGTACTGCGTGATCCGGTCGCCGTTCGTCCACAAGGATTCCCAGGAGCACTACGAGATGCGGATTCACAAGCGCCTGCTCGACATCATGGAACCGACGCGCAAGACCGTGGACTCGCTGATGCGTCTCGACCTGCCGGCAGGTGTGGAAGTGGAGATCAAGCTGTGA
- the rplC gene encoding 50S ribosomal protein L3: MKAILGEKLGMTQVFDDEARAIPVTVIKVGPCRVIQIKRPETDGYAAVQISYKEVNSVNRPLAGHYAKAGVAPGRHLVEVRVDDPDAYELGQEITIADVLTKGAKADVAGVSKGKGFQGVIKRHNFSGQGASHGVHRVHRAPGSIGACATPARVFKGRKLPGRMGGERVTLLNLDVVDIDTARGLVLLGGSVPGPKGSVVLVREAVKARG, encoded by the coding sequence GTGAAGGCCATTCTCGGAGAGAAACTGGGCATGACGCAGGTCTTCGATGACGAGGCCCGGGCGATTCCGGTCACCGTCATCAAGGTCGGCCCTTGCCGGGTGATTCAGATAAAGCGGCCGGAAACGGACGGCTATGCCGCGGTGCAGATCTCATACAAGGAAGTGAACTCGGTCAACCGTCCGCTGGCCGGTCACTACGCCAAGGCGGGAGTAGCTCCTGGGCGGCACCTCGTCGAAGTGCGTGTGGACGACCCGGACGCCTATGAGCTCGGGCAGGAGATCACGATCGCGGATGTCCTCACCAAAGGTGCGAAGGCGGACGTCGCCGGGGTCTCGAAGGGCAAGGGCTTCCAGGGTGTGATCAAGCGCCACAACTTCTCCGGACAGGGTGCCAGCCATGGTGTGCACAGGGTGCACCGCGCGCCCGGCTCGATCGGCGCGTGTGCGACGCCGGCCAGGGTGTTCAAAGGCAGGAAGCTGCCGGGCCGCATGGGTGGGGAGCGAGTCACGCTGCTCAATCTCGATGTCGTCGATATCGACACCGCCAGAGGACTCGTGCTTCTGGGCGGATCCGTTCCGGGGCCGAAGGGCTCGGTCGTGCTGGTGCGAGAGGCGGTGAAGGCTCGTGGCTGA